From a single Couchioplanes caeruleus genomic region:
- a CDS encoding cellulose binding domain-containing protein, whose amino-acid sequence MHRPRLIAVAAALTLVGAAALVGQAAHRPAPALAAAPSDTYAWKNVRIDGGGFVPGLVFSRAEKNLIYARTDIGGAYRWNQANQSWTPLLDWVGQNNWGYNGVLSIAADPVDANRVYAAVGMYTNSWDPNNGAILRSTDRGATWQVSTLPFKNGGNMPGRGMGERLAVDPHDNRNVYFAAEGGNGLWRSTNYGATWSKVTAFPNAGTYVQDPSDTNGYLSQNQGLTWVTFDDVTRDVYVGVADKQNPVYRSTDGGTSWARIPGQPTGYLAHKGVVDSVNHFLYIATSDTGGPYDGGKGQVFRLNTATGEWTDVSPVKLSAGDDLYYGYSGLTVDRQHPGTLMVATQVSWWPDAIFFRSTDNGATWTRIWEFTSYPNQSKRYTMDISATPWLDFNTNPQPPEATPKLGWMNESVEIDPFDSNRLLYGTGATVYGTTQLTNWDRNTTFTIKPMAKGLEETAVLDLASPPSGAPLVSALGDIGGFYHADLDAVPPSFHDTPSLSSNTSLDFAEASPTVFARVGNADAAPHIGVSTDGGKTWYQGQEPSGVTGGGTIAVSADAGAFVWAPAGADVHYSTTRGSSWTRSTGIPAGATVESDRADAKTFYGYAAGKFYVSRDGGATFTASAAAVPASGTVHFHAVPGKAGDVWLAGTSGLLHSTNFGATFTAVASVSSGINVAFGKAAPGAAYPAVFLVGTVDGVTGVFRSDNGGTAWVRINDDAHQYGNAGEALAGDPRVYGRVYLGTNGRGILYADRQGGGTTPTPSGPTPSNPGPSNPTPSQPSPSNPGPSNPPPSSAGCSAAYRITGSWSGGFQAEVTVRNTGSTTTKGWSVGWTFTAGQTFAQAWGGTGTQTGTGVTVHDAGWNGALAPDTSTTFGFLGTWTGSNPVPSPITCSPSV is encoded by the coding sequence TTGCATCGCCCACGCCTCATCGCCGTCGCCGCCGCGCTGACTCTCGTCGGTGCGGCGGCGCTGGTCGGCCAGGCCGCCCACCGGCCCGCGCCCGCCCTCGCCGCCGCCCCCAGTGACACGTACGCCTGGAAGAACGTCCGCATCGACGGCGGTGGTTTCGTTCCGGGACTCGTCTTCAGCCGCGCCGAGAAGAACCTCATCTACGCCCGTACGGACATCGGCGGTGCGTACCGCTGGAACCAGGCGAACCAGAGCTGGACCCCGCTGCTCGACTGGGTGGGGCAGAACAACTGGGGCTACAACGGCGTGCTGAGCATCGCCGCGGACCCCGTCGACGCCAACCGGGTGTACGCCGCGGTCGGTATGTACACCAACAGCTGGGACCCCAACAACGGCGCGATCCTGCGCTCCACCGACCGCGGCGCCACCTGGCAGGTCAGCACGCTGCCGTTCAAGAACGGCGGCAACATGCCCGGCCGCGGCATGGGTGAGCGCCTCGCCGTCGACCCGCACGACAACCGCAACGTCTACTTCGCCGCCGAGGGCGGCAACGGCCTCTGGCGCAGCACGAACTACGGCGCCACGTGGTCGAAGGTGACCGCCTTCCCCAACGCCGGCACCTACGTCCAGGACCCGTCGGACACCAACGGCTATCTCAGCCAGAACCAGGGCTTGACCTGGGTCACCTTCGACGACGTGACCCGCGACGTCTACGTGGGCGTGGCCGACAAGCAGAATCCGGTCTACCGCTCCACCGACGGCGGCACGAGCTGGGCGCGGATCCCCGGCCAGCCCACCGGCTACCTGGCCCACAAGGGCGTGGTGGACTCGGTCAACCACTTCCTCTACATCGCCACCAGCGACACCGGCGGGCCGTACGACGGCGGCAAGGGCCAGGTGTTCCGGCTCAACACCGCGACGGGGGAGTGGACCGACGTCAGCCCGGTCAAGCTCAGCGCGGGCGACGACCTGTACTACGGCTACTCCGGCCTGACCGTCGACCGCCAGCACCCCGGCACCCTGATGGTCGCCACGCAGGTCTCCTGGTGGCCGGACGCGATCTTCTTCCGCAGCACCGACAACGGCGCGACCTGGACACGGATCTGGGAATTCACGAGCTACCCGAACCAGTCCAAGCGATACACCATGGACATCTCCGCGACCCCGTGGCTCGACTTCAACACCAACCCGCAGCCGCCGGAGGCCACGCCGAAGCTCGGCTGGATGAACGAGTCGGTGGAGATCGACCCGTTCGACTCGAACCGCCTGCTGTACGGCACCGGCGCCACCGTCTACGGCACCACCCAGCTGACCAACTGGGACCGCAACACCACGTTCACGATCAAGCCGATGGCCAAGGGGCTGGAGGAGACCGCGGTCCTCGACCTGGCCAGCCCGCCGTCGGGCGCCCCGCTGGTCAGCGCGCTCGGCGACATCGGCGGCTTCTACCACGCCGACCTCGACGCGGTGCCGCCGTCCTTCCACGACACCCCGAGCCTGAGCAGCAACACCAGCCTCGACTTCGCCGAGGCCAGCCCCACCGTCTTCGCCCGGGTGGGCAACGCGGACGCGGCCCCGCACATCGGCGTCTCGACCGACGGCGGCAAGACGTGGTACCAGGGTCAGGAGCCGTCGGGCGTGACCGGCGGCGGCACCATCGCGGTCTCCGCCGACGCGGGCGCCTTCGTCTGGGCCCCGGCCGGCGCCGACGTGCACTATTCGACCACCCGCGGCAGCTCGTGGACCCGGTCCACCGGCATTCCCGCCGGCGCGACGGTCGAGTCCGACCGCGCCGACGCCAAGACCTTCTACGGGTACGCCGCCGGCAAGTTCTACGTCAGCCGCGACGGCGGGGCCACCTTCACCGCCTCCGCCGCGGCCGTGCCGGCGTCGGGCACGGTGCACTTCCACGCCGTACCGGGCAAGGCCGGCGACGTGTGGCTCGCGGGAACGTCCGGCCTGCTGCACTCCACGAACTTCGGGGCGACGTTCACGGCGGTCGCCTCGGTGAGCTCCGGCATCAACGTGGCGTTCGGCAAGGCGGCACCGGGGGCGGCGTACCCGGCGGTGTTCCTGGTCGGCACGGTCGACGGCGTCACCGGGGTCTTCCGCTCCGACAACGGCGGCACCGCCTGGGTCCGCATCAACGACGACGCCCACCAGTACGGCAACGCGGGGGAGGCCCTCGCCGGTGACCCGCGCGTCTACGGGCGCGTCTACCTCGGCACCAACGGCCGCGGCATCCTCTACGCGGACCGGCAGGGCGGCGGCACCACCCCGACGCCGTCCGGCCCGACGCCGTCGAACCCGGGCCCGTCGAACCCGACGCCGTCCCAGCCGAGCCCGTCGAACCCGGGCCCGTCGAACCCGCCGCCGTCCTCGGCCGGGTGCTCGGCGGCGTACCGGATCACCGGGTCCTGGAGCGGCGGCTTCCAGGCCGAGGTGACCGTCCGCAACACCGGCTCGACCACGACCAAGGGCTGGTCGGTCGGCTGGACCTTCACCGCCGGGCAGACCTTCGCGCAGGCGTGGGGCGGCACCGGCACGCAGACCGGCACCGGCGTCACCGTCCACGACGCCGGCTGGAACGGCGCCCTGGCCCCGGACACGAGCACCACGTTCGGCTTCCTCGGCACCTGGACCGGCAGCAATCCCGTTCCGTCCCCCATCACCTGCAGCCCGTCCGTCTAG
- a CDS encoding cellulase family glycosylhydrolase produces the protein MEDPPVRKRSLLGGLAALATALVAGATLTAQPAQAAAGFTVSGSRILDANGNAFVMRGVNHAHTWYADKIGALADIKALGANTVRVVLSSGDRWTRNDAADVTNVINQCKANRLICVLEVHDTTGYGEDAAATTLAKAVDYWIGIKSALAGQERYVILNIGNEPYGNTNTAGWVADTKNAITRLRAAGFEHSIMVDAPNWGQDWSFTMRDNATSIFATDPQRNTIFSIHMYGVFDTAAEITDYLGRFTSAGLPIVVGEFGFNHSDGNPDEDTIMATAQAEGIGYLGWSWSGNGGGVEYLDLVTNFDATQLTSWGQRLFNGANGIKATSREASVYAGSSTPPSTPPGSPSTPPSNPPAGKSCSATYAITGKWGGGFQGAVTVKAGSAAISSWTVTWTWPNGQRFTNTWNATVTTSGDAVTARSMSYNGSLPAGGSTSWGFTAGSNGTNTAPAVSCAAA, from the coding sequence ATGGAGGACCCACCCGTGAGAAAACGCAGCCTTCTGGGCGGCCTCGCCGCCCTGGCCACGGCCCTGGTGGCCGGGGCGACGCTGACCGCCCAGCCCGCCCAGGCCGCCGCCGGATTCACCGTCAGCGGATCGCGCATCCTCGACGCCAACGGCAACGCCTTCGTGATGCGCGGCGTCAACCACGCCCACACCTGGTACGCCGACAAGATCGGCGCGCTGGCCGACATCAAGGCGCTCGGCGCGAACACCGTGCGCGTGGTGCTCAGCAGCGGCGACCGCTGGACCCGCAACGACGCCGCCGACGTCACCAACGTGATCAACCAGTGCAAGGCCAACCGGCTCATCTGCGTGCTCGAGGTGCACGACACCACCGGGTACGGCGAGGACGCCGCGGCCACCACGCTGGCCAAGGCGGTCGACTACTGGATCGGCATCAAGAGCGCGCTGGCCGGCCAGGAGCGCTACGTCATCCTCAACATCGGCAACGAGCCGTACGGCAACACGAACACCGCGGGCTGGGTCGCCGACACCAAGAACGCGATCACCCGCCTGCGCGCCGCCGGTTTCGAGCACTCGATCATGGTGGACGCGCCGAACTGGGGCCAGGACTGGTCCTTCACGATGCGCGACAACGCCACCTCGATCTTCGCCACCGACCCGCAGCGCAACACCATCTTCTCGATCCACATGTACGGCGTCTTCGACACCGCCGCCGAGATCACCGACTACCTCGGCCGGTTCACCAGCGCCGGGTTGCCGATCGTCGTGGGTGAGTTCGGCTTCAACCACTCCGACGGCAACCCCGACGAGGACACCATCATGGCCACCGCCCAGGCCGAGGGCATCGGCTACCTGGGCTGGTCGTGGAGCGGCAACGGCGGCGGCGTCGAGTACCTCGACCTGGTCACGAACTTCGACGCCACCCAGCTGACCTCGTGGGGCCAGCGGCTGTTCAACGGCGCCAACGGCATCAAGGCCACCTCGCGCGAGGCCAGCGTGTACGCCGGCAGCTCCACCCCGCCCTCGACGCCGCCGGGCAGCCCGTCCACCCCGCCGTCGAACCCGCCGGCCGGCAAGTCGTGCTCCGCCACGTACGCGATCACCGGGAAGTGGGGCGGCGGCTTCCAGGGCGCGGTGACGGTCAAGGCCGGCAGCGCGGCGATCAGCTCCTGGACCGTGACCTGGACCTGGCCCAACGGCCAGCGCTTCACCAACACCTGGAACGCGACCGTGACGACCTCCGGGGACGCCGTGACGGCGCGCTCGATGTCGTACAACGGCTCCCTGCCGGCCGGGGGCAGCACCAGCTGGGGCTTCACCGCCGGCTCGAACGGCACGAACACCGCACCGGCCGTGAGCTGCGCGGCGGCCTAG
- a CDS encoding SigE family RNA polymerase sigma factor: MTDPDTERAFRRFFDQHHADLSRLAYLVTGEAGAADDLAADAFVEVWKHWERVEAADNPLAYARGIVANLARQWIKRQTRERHGLLRLGMLRRDRSDPDTAAVLDVREALSRLPMRRRECVVLRYAFDVPEREVAEILGISVGAVKSQTSRGAAQLSVFLKELPVGIGGRSAGA, translated from the coding sequence GTGACCGACCCCGATACCGAGCGTGCCTTCCGGCGCTTCTTCGACCAGCACCACGCGGACCTGTCGCGGCTGGCCTACCTCGTCACGGGCGAGGCCGGGGCCGCCGACGACCTGGCAGCGGACGCGTTCGTCGAGGTGTGGAAGCACTGGGAGCGGGTGGAAGCGGCGGACAATCCGCTCGCGTACGCCCGCGGCATCGTCGCCAACCTGGCCCGGCAGTGGATCAAGCGGCAGACCCGGGAGCGGCACGGGCTGCTGCGGCTGGGCATGTTGCGCCGGGACCGCAGTGACCCGGACACCGCGGCGGTACTGGACGTGCGGGAGGCGCTGAGCCGGCTGCCGATGCGGCGCCGCGAGTGCGTGGTGCTGCGGTACGCCTTCGACGTCCCCGAGCGGGAGGTGGCGGAGATCCTCGGCATCTCGGTCGGCGCGGTGAAGAGTCAGACCTCGCGCGGCGCCGCGCAACTGAGCGTCTTCTTGAAGGAGCTACCGGTGGGCATAGGAGGCCGCAGTGCGGGAGCCTGA
- a CDS encoding transglycosylase family protein — MAQIRKQSLRALGLAVAGAAGTMALLAPASAAQAKSGVNWDAVAQCESGGNWSINTGNGYYGGLQFSRSTWKAYGGSKYASTANKASRSEQIRIAEKVLDGQGIGAWPVCGKKAGSSRSYKAKNTAGASSKSSHKSSSHKSSSHKSSSRKTTAHKSTVKATKSTAARSTGKTYVVRSGDTLAKIAGSKHVKGGWRALYQLNRGEIGGNPNLIFPGQRLAL; from the coding sequence ATGGCACAGATCCGTAAGCAGTCCCTGCGCGCCCTCGGCCTGGCGGTCGCCGGCGCGGCCGGAACGATGGCACTGCTCGCCCCGGCCTCCGCGGCCCAGGCGAAGTCCGGCGTCAACTGGGACGCGGTCGCGCAGTGCGAGTCCGGTGGCAACTGGAGCATCAACACCGGCAACGGCTACTACGGCGGCCTGCAGTTCAGCCGCAGCACCTGGAAGGCGTACGGCGGCAGCAAGTACGCGAGCACCGCCAACAAGGCGAGCCGTTCGGAGCAGATCCGCATCGCCGAGAAGGTCCTCGACGGCCAGGGCATCGGCGCCTGGCCGGTGTGCGGCAAGAAGGCCGGCTCGAGCAGGTCCTACAAGGCGAAGAACACCGCCGGCGCCTCCTCGAAGTCGTCGCACAAGTCGTCGTCGCACAAGTCCTCGTCGCACAAGTCGTCGTCCCGCAAGACCACGGCGCACAAGAGCACGGTGAAGGCGACGAAGAGCACGGCGGCGCGGTCGACCGGCAAGACCTACGTGGTGCGCTCCGGCGACACCCTTGCGAAGATCGCCGGCAGCAAGCACGTCAAGGGCGGCTGGCGCGCGCTGTACCAGCTGAACCGGGGCGAGATCGGTGGCAACCCCAACCTGATCTTCCCGGGTCAGCGCCTGGCCCTCTGA
- a CDS encoding DUF2064 domain-containing protein — protein sequence MTRFFRCDPQRVPRRDPFLMIAADVPQLTPQLLGDAYELLRSFDAVVGPTSDGGWYAFGVREPAKGAGLNTLTDSGELTMAALRRGMRVALLPVLPAGK from the coding sequence ATGACCCGGTTCTTCCGTTGCGATCCGCAGCGCGTACCCCGCAGGGACCCGTTCCTGATGATCGCGGCGGACGTGCCCCAGCTCACACCGCAGCTGCTCGGCGACGCGTACGAGCTGCTGCGCAGCTTCGACGCGGTGGTCGGCCCGACCAGCGACGGGGGCTGGTACGCGTTCGGCGTACGGGAGCCCGCGAAGGGCGCCGGCCTCAACACGCTGACCGACTCCGGCGAGCTGACCATGGCCGCGTTGCGCCGCGGGATGCGGGTCGCGTTGCTGCCCGTTCTGCCCGCCGGGAAGTGA
- the menC gene encoding o-succinylbenzoate synthase — MKLEGVELRRVAMPLVAPFRTSFGTETTRDVLLVRVVTGEAEGWGECVAMADPRYSPEYAEAAADVLRRYLVPALAAAPRLDAYAVAPALEQFKGHRMAKAALETAVLDAELRAEGRSFARELGAVRDRVPCGVSVGIMASIPELLDAVGGYLDAGYVRIKLKIEPGWDVEPVRAVRERFGDDVLLQVDANTAYTLADARHLARLDPFGLLLIEQPLDEEDVLGHAELAKQIRTPVCLDESITSARTAAAALTLGACAIVNVKPGRVGGYLEARRIHDLCAAHGIPVWCGGMLETGLGRAANVALAALPGFTLPGDTSASDRYFATDLTAPFVLENGHLPVPAGPGLGVEPLAEVLEAVTTATQWLPL; from the coding sequence GTGAAGCTGGAAGGCGTCGAGCTGCGCCGCGTCGCCATGCCGCTGGTCGCGCCGTTCCGCACCTCGTTCGGCACCGAGACCACCCGCGACGTGCTGCTCGTCCGCGTGGTCACCGGCGAGGCCGAGGGCTGGGGCGAGTGCGTGGCCATGGCCGACCCCCGCTACTCGCCGGAGTACGCCGAGGCGGCCGCGGACGTGCTGCGGCGCTACCTGGTCCCGGCGCTGGCGGCTGCGCCGCGCCTGGACGCGTACGCGGTGGCGCCGGCGCTGGAGCAGTTCAAGGGGCACCGCATGGCGAAGGCGGCGCTGGAGACCGCGGTCCTCGACGCCGAGCTGCGTGCCGAGGGCCGGTCGTTCGCGCGTGAACTCGGCGCGGTCCGCGACCGGGTGCCGTGCGGCGTCTCCGTGGGGATCATGGCGTCGATCCCCGAGCTGCTCGACGCGGTCGGCGGCTACCTCGACGCCGGTTACGTACGGATCAAGCTGAAGATCGAGCCCGGCTGGGACGTCGAGCCGGTCCGCGCGGTACGGGAGCGCTTCGGTGACGACGTGTTGTTGCAGGTGGACGCGAACACCGCGTACACGCTGGCGGACGCGCGGCACCTCGCCCGGCTGGACCCGTTCGGGCTGCTGCTGATCGAGCAGCCGCTCGACGAGGAGGACGTGCTGGGCCACGCCGAGCTGGCGAAGCAGATCCGCACCCCGGTGTGCCTGGACGAGTCGATCACGTCGGCCCGTACCGCCGCGGCGGCCCTCACGCTCGGCGCGTGCGCGATCGTCAACGTCAAGCCCGGCCGCGTCGGCGGTTACCTGGAGGCGCGGCGCATCCACGACCTGTGCGCGGCGCACGGGATTCCGGTGTGGTGCGGCGGCATGCTCGAAACCGGTCTCGGCCGGGCGGCCAACGTGGCCCTCGCCGCGCTGCCCGGCTTCACCCTGCCCGGTGACACCTCGGCCTCGGACCGCTACTTCGCGACCGACCTGACCGCGCCGTTCGTGCTCGAGAACGGTCACCTGCCGGTGCCGGCCGGCCCGGGGCTGGGCGTCGAACCGCTCGCCGAGGTGCTCGAGGCCGTGACGACCGCCACCCAGTGGCTGCCTCTGTAG
- a CDS encoding GNAT family N-acetyltransferase has protein sequence MSIEVRTVSELADLAAADRLLADIWNDEPGGVLLGAELLRALAKCGNYVAAAYDGTALAGACVGFFGPPGRRELHSHVAGVAPAAMGRAVGYALKHHQRAWALDRGAALISWTFDPLVARNAYFNLAKLGAAPVEYLPDFYGVMHDRINGDEESDRLLVHWDLLGGAPLRDDTAGGVVALGRSAERGSLDGEKLLVAVPQDVEGLRRSDPAAARRWRVAVRDTLTALLAGGARFTGFDRSGWYVLRRPS, from the coding sequence GTGAGCATCGAGGTGCGTACGGTGTCCGAGCTCGCCGACCTCGCGGCGGCCGACCGGCTGCTGGCCGACATCTGGAACGACGAGCCGGGCGGCGTGCTGCTGGGCGCCGAGCTGCTGCGGGCCCTCGCCAAGTGCGGCAACTACGTCGCGGCCGCGTACGACGGCACCGCCCTGGCCGGAGCCTGCGTGGGCTTCTTCGGTCCACCCGGGCGGCGCGAGCTGCACAGCCACGTCGCCGGCGTGGCCCCGGCCGCGATGGGCCGCGCGGTCGGGTACGCCCTCAAGCACCACCAGCGCGCCTGGGCCCTGGACCGGGGTGCCGCGCTCATCAGCTGGACGTTCGACCCGCTCGTGGCCCGCAACGCCTACTTCAACCTGGCGAAGCTCGGCGCCGCCCCGGTCGAGTACCTGCCGGACTTCTACGGCGTCATGCACGACCGGATCAACGGCGACGAGGAGTCCGACCGGCTCCTCGTGCACTGGGATCTGCTCGGCGGCGCCCCGCTGCGCGACGACACGGCCGGTGGGGTGGTCGCCCTGGGTCGCTCGGCCGAGCGTGGTTCGCTCGACGGCGAGAAATTGCTGGTCGCCGTGCCGCAGGATGTGGAGGGGCTGCGCCGCAGCGATCCCGCCGCCGCGCGCCGGTGGCGGGTCGCCGTCCGGGACACCCTGACCGCCCTGCTGGCCGGCGGCGCCCGTTTCACCGGGTTCGACCGGTCCGGCTGGTACGTGCTGAGGAGGCCCTCGTGA
- a CDS encoding M20 family metallopeptidase: MERTDDLLPGLLADIEELVRCESPSVDPEALARSTEVVAALGERRLGERPERVEAGGRVHLRWRFGSGPRRVLVLGHHDTVWPIGTLLTHPYAVSDGVLRGPGCVDMKAGLVLAMHAIAGLSSRAGLTLLVTCDEELGSPTSRALVEGEAAGCAAALVLEAAGPGGALKTERKGVSRYRVRVHGRAAHAGLEPERGVNATVELAHQVLALAALADPGLGTTVTPTLLNAGTSENTVPAAGEVAVDVRVRDLAEQQRVDEAVRALRPLLPGARLEVLGGPNRPPLEPSASAALFARAVALSARLGLPEPTAAAVGGGSDGNFTAGIGTPTLDGLGAVGGGAHADDEHVLVAALPQRVRLVAALIEEALRA; this comes from the coding sequence GTGGAGCGTACCGATGACCTGCTGCCCGGGCTGCTCGCCGACATCGAGGAGCTGGTGCGGTGCGAGTCGCCGTCGGTGGATCCGGAGGCGCTGGCCCGCAGCACCGAGGTCGTCGCCGCGCTGGGGGAGCGGCGCCTGGGCGAACGCCCCGAGCGGGTGGAGGCCGGCGGCCGGGTGCACCTGCGATGGCGCTTCGGTTCCGGTCCGCGCCGGGTGCTGGTGCTCGGTCACCACGACACCGTCTGGCCGATCGGGACGCTGCTGACCCACCCGTACGCGGTGAGCGACGGCGTCCTGCGCGGGCCCGGCTGCGTCGACATGAAGGCCGGGCTGGTCCTGGCGATGCACGCGATCGCCGGGCTGTCCTCACGGGCCGGCCTGACCCTGCTGGTGACCTGCGACGAGGAGCTGGGCTCACCGACCTCCCGGGCGCTGGTGGAGGGCGAGGCCGCCGGCTGCGCCGCGGCCCTGGTCCTGGAGGCGGCCGGGCCCGGCGGCGCGCTCAAGACCGAGCGCAAGGGCGTCTCCCGTTATCGGGTACGCGTGCACGGCCGCGCCGCGCACGCCGGGCTGGAGCCGGAACGCGGCGTCAACGCCACCGTGGAGCTGGCCCACCAGGTGCTGGCGCTGGCCGCGCTCGCCGATCCCGGGCTCGGCACCACGGTCACGCCGACCCTGCTCAACGCCGGTACGTCGGAGAACACCGTGCCGGCCGCCGGGGAGGTCGCGGTGGACGTCCGCGTCCGGGACCTGGCCGAGCAGCAGCGTGTCGACGAGGCCGTCCGCGCCCTGCGCCCGCTGCTGCCGGGCGCCCGGCTCGAGGTGCTCGGCGGCCCGAACCGCCCGCCACTGGAACCGTCGGCGTCGGCGGCCCTGTTCGCCCGCGCCGTCGCGCTGTCCGCGCGGCTGGGCCTGCCCGAGCCCACCGCCGCGGCCGTGGGCGGCGGGTCGGACGGCAACTTCACCGCGGGCATCGGTACGCCGACCCTCGACGGGCTCGGCGCGGTCGGCGGCGGCGCCCACGCCGACGACGAGCACGTGCTGGTCGCGGCGCTGCCGCAGCGGGTACGGCTCGTGGCCGCCCTGATCGAGGAGGCGCTGCGAGCGTGA
- a CDS encoding serine/threonine protein kinase: MTRPLRSSDPRQLGGYELLSRLGEGGMGTVFLARDASGRLVAVKVIRPEYAYEDEFRARFRSEVSRARQVPPFCTAEVLDADPEHPTPYLVVEYVDGPSLAEVVGEHGPLTAGNLHSVAVGVATAIAAIHGAGVIHRDLKPRNVLFSLGTPKVIDFGIARALEVTSAHTRTDQMVGTVAYMAPERFDSDSRATGPAADVFAWGAVVTYAGTGRTPFAADSPAATAARILTQPPELAGLPAPLRDLVALTLAKDPAERPTAHELLDMLLAAGPQEALGLAQRPELRHAAEAVQHSGRHSTGDQRRRRATRTLTDAPPRRRRRRHLIPLAAGAVVAAVLGLVLTMHLVNGGASGDDTGPVQQMSVAPPAPRQVRGPSVIDPLDRPGQWYAVSGDQASCTFTADGLRMRSGDLGEFHCPGPSDTFAGDQSITADVTLSKRGSCGLVWFRWTGRSGYLLSACEGTVKLELVDDNDETTLTTVAAPAFTVGAKHRIGIELRGRVATVAVDAQPAFQAPVTDPALVAGRVMLGVNGDPEYGEGDVLFADAQIRSL, encoded by the coding sequence GTGACCAGACCCCTCCGCTCCAGTGACCCACGGCAACTGGGTGGGTACGAACTGCTGTCCCGGCTCGGCGAGGGCGGCATGGGCACGGTGTTCCTGGCCCGCGACGCGAGCGGCCGGCTGGTCGCCGTCAAGGTCATCCGGCCCGAGTATGCGTACGAGGACGAGTTCCGCGCCCGGTTCCGCAGCGAGGTCAGCCGCGCCCGGCAGGTGCCCCCGTTCTGCACCGCCGAGGTGCTCGACGCCGACCCCGAGCACCCCACGCCCTACCTCGTGGTCGAGTACGTCGACGGGCCCAGCCTCGCCGAGGTGGTCGGCGAGCACGGGCCGCTGACCGCGGGCAACCTGCACAGCGTGGCCGTCGGCGTGGCCACCGCGATCGCGGCGATCCACGGCGCCGGCGTCATCCACCGCGACCTCAAGCCGCGCAACGTGCTGTTCTCCCTCGGCACCCCGAAGGTCATCGACTTCGGCATCGCCCGGGCGCTGGAGGTGACGAGCGCCCACACGCGCACCGATCAGATGGTGGGCACGGTCGCGTACATGGCCCCGGAGCGCTTCGACTCCGACAGCCGCGCCACCGGGCCGGCCGCCGACGTGTTCGCGTGGGGCGCCGTCGTCACGTACGCGGGCACCGGCCGTACGCCGTTCGCCGCCGACTCCCCCGCGGCCACCGCCGCGCGCATCCTCACCCAGCCGCCCGAGCTGGCGGGGTTGCCGGCGCCGCTGCGCGACCTCGTGGCGCTGACGCTGGCCAAGGACCCCGCCGAGCGGCCGACCGCCCACGAGCTGCTCGACATGCTGCTCGCCGCGGGGCCGCAGGAGGCGCTGGGCCTCGCGCAGCGCCCGGAGCTGCGGCACGCCGCCGAGGCCGTGCAGCACTCGGGACGGCACTCCACCGGGGACCAGCGACGGCGGCGGGCCACCCGTACGCTCACCGACGCCCCACCCCGACGGCGGCGGCGCCGGCACCTCATCCCGCTGGCGGCCGGTGCCGTGGTGGCTGCGGTGCTCGGCCTCGTCCTGACGATGCACCTCGTGAACGGCGGCGCCTCCGGCGACGACACGGGTCCGGTCCAGCAGATGTCCGTGGCGCCGCCGGCACCGCGTCAGGTCCGCGGTCCCTCGGTGATCGACCCGCTCGACCGGCCCGGCCAGTGGTACGCCGTCTCCGGTGATCAGGCCTCCTGCACCTTCACCGCCGACGGCCTGCGGATGCGCTCGGGCGACCTCGGCGAGTTCCACTGCCCCGGGCCCAGCGACACCTTCGCCGGCGACCAGAGCATCACGGCCGACGTGACGCTGAGCAAGCGGGGCAGCTGCGGGCTGGTCTGGTTCCGCTGGACCGGGCGCAGCGGCTACCTGTTGTCGGCGTGCGAGGGCACGGTCAAGCTCGAGCTCGTCGACGACAACGACGAGACCACGCTGACCACCGTGGCCGCACCGGCCTTCACCGTCGGCGCGAAGCACCGGATCGGGATCGAGCTGCGCGGCCGGGTCGCCACCGTGGCGGTCGACGCGCAGCCCGCCTTCCAGGCGCCGGTCACCGACCCGGCGCTGGTCGCCGGCCGGGTGATGCTCGGCGTGAACGGCGACCCGGAGTACGGCGAGGGCGACGTGCTGTTCGCCGACGCGCAGATCCGCTCGCTGTAG